DNA from Diachasmimorpha longicaudata isolate KC_UGA_2023 chromosome 17, iyDiaLong2, whole genome shotgun sequence:
ATTTGTGATTATAAACTTCGATTCCATCGCTTTTTATACTCGTTCAATACTGAAACAAGTGGCTTTAGGGGAAGACCTAAACTATTTGTAAAACTCAATGTCAAGACATGAATAATTATCGGCAGAAGTTCCGAACAAAGAATCGCATCTTTTTATAACCCCAGATAGTACATTTCTCAGCCTCCCCACTGTTCATATTACTCGGGGATTCCCGGCGTCATATTACGGGACATTGAAGTGAATGAGCGCTGAGTCAATGGCCTGACAGCTTTCGGAATACGACGCGTCATAAGGAATCCCCGTCAATTATTTGAGGTCTTTCGAGCACCTGGTAGTGTATATAGGTTAATCGGCAATGTTATTACATGGACTGGATTAAATTTATGTGAGGAACGGGGTATCCggcttttaaataatttaatggaaCAATTTCCAAGGCCTTTTGTAGTACACTTATCGAATATggtaacatttatttttatggactGTAATCTTTTGTTTATAGcacgtaaaaataaatatatatatttttttttattgaaatcaaCTTTTCTAGTAAAAGGGTAGAGCTCCGTTAAATTCGACGCATTGAGTGTGGATTCAAAAACGCAAACAAAACGTCAAtagacacattttttttaaatatatgtcCACTCTTCATGACGTAATTCCCAAACAAAATGAAGAAATCAAAAAAGGGCAAACGCAAGACTTCCATGTTAAGTcatataaaatcaataaaaaaactaagTTGGACGTTATCAAATAAATAGCTTGAAGGGCATGAGTAGACCCTCGACTGCACCTTTTGGGAGATTCAACGCATTTGCATTCCCCTTGGAAACTCTGGCTAATATTAAACATTGACGAAGTTCCTTAACTTATTAAAAACGTGAGTTCTCTACTCCttaaattcagaaaaaaaacttacaattgaaatttgcaaaattgcttttaaagggaaaaacgaAGGGACAGGTACCGCATATCTACATGAATGCCCAGGGAATTAACTATAGACGATATTATATTTCAACAGTCTATTCTGGTTTTATTATTGACATGCATCAAAAGTATACTCTCATTCTCTGACGATTCCAGGACAAACACTGAGGGACCAAAAAAAGTAAAAGATTTATTCTCTCGCGAATACTTTATTGATCAATAAATACCGATTATTTACAAATTCAggattcaaacaattaaaataaattcatggaTTTTCCTGCTatgcgaaaatgaaaaaaatcaagttcacacattttatttttcataaaaagaaTACAGCCACAAACTTGAAAAACCCAAGTCAAGACATTGCTatgaaaaatcgttcaatGGAATAATGAATTGTATGAAAAACTCGAAGTTGATTGATATTTCGATACGATATCGCCTCACATAATGACATGTGCATTTAACCTTATcgtataattataaaaaatccgGTTGTATGTAGAAGCAATCGACGAAAAAAACGCAGAACTATGTGATTCccctgattttttattgatcaaCAATTTCACCTAATAGTGCAATacatattcattgaaatttcatgccAAAATAATTCCTCGATTGAACTCTCGTTTTAATTAGAATTCCAGGTCTACTCCAAGGCCGAACTGTGGTACGAATCTGCCACCAGGTCCCTTTTGAACACTGCCCTGACCCCTGACGACAACATTGTCCCGAGGTCTGTACTCGTATGAAGCTCCAGCGTGAGGCTGAAAGTGTCTGCCATCCTGCGTCGAGGCACCACCGTAAGTGTCCAGGGTTGATTTTCCATTGTCAAATACTCTTTGATTGTAATCTACATTGGCCTGAGGACGTCCCTGTTCAGGCACCATAACGCCACCTTGAATTGAACCTTGTGGAGATCGGCGGAATCGGTACtgtcaacaaaaattttggatCAACACATCATTGCTACTTTGAATTTTGACAAAACGAGTACTTCCTGGGGAGACATTCTGGGCGGTTTATGTGatataaaatcataaatttcaaccaatctCATCATGTTTAACATACACTATTTTATGTTATGGGGCCCGAACCTTGTGATTCAACAATAACTAATTTTAACGGTCAATCAACAACAAGTGTTCTAATGATCTTACTTCGAATCCCGTGCGGGGAGGTGCGGCTTTTGGCCTTCGAGTCGGACCTATCGGCCAAGGCAGACTAGGGTCTAGATCTGGTCGGAGAGTCCGTGGATAGTATGTAAAGTCATCTTCGGATTGACATTGGACAGTGGACCACAAAGAAGCTATCACACAGACTAGCCATAGTCCCATGACAAATGTCTTCATGTTTGCAATGTTATTTCTTCCCAATTGAAAGCCTGAAATTCAATAGTCATGAAgtcattctcaaaaaaaaataacgtttTCTTCGACGATTTGACAGATGATTATTTGACAATTGAACAACTTGTCagacaaaaatttaaaatgcagaaaaaaaatcgagaagtCTGTCACGTGAACATGAACAATGCGCACATGCGAgacgattttattattattattaatcaatattattattaactgAATGACAAAAATCAACTGAATTTATTAATAGAGAAATTACTGACAAAATCTGATATTTCTATGTGACAAGTGTTTCGATTAAGGATTTTCGTTGAAATATAGTTACAAtccaaagtaaaaaaattgtaaaaaatataaattattgatataGTTGTTGTACTTACCGTTTAAACACTGAACAGATTCTGATGTCTTACGCTGAATTCTCACGTCTTTTATACTTCTTCACTAAGATGAAGAGTAGCTATGTACCCCATTGGTTTgtggttaaataaaaaaatatgacaagTTCCCTCAGGGAACCCACACCAAGTGTTATTGTGACCATAAACTGTGAGGACATTTTCTAGTGCGAAGAGTCTTACATCTTCCTATCTGACTACAGATAACACTCACTATAACTTCTCATTCATATTCATCACTACTGGGAGtcctaaaattatttttctcggttATTAAAGGGGAGGGGTAAAACCACAGGACTTGGTAGAGTGGAGTAAATTTGTGGGCACCATCGGCAATCGTTTTTAGTTCATTGAGATTCATCAGGGTGTTCACACTTCTTTTCAAGTACAcagaaaaattcagttgaaattACCGGACGGTTTGATAATGGAGTTGTGTTTTGTTGGTTCGGAGAAAATTACCAAATTGTTTTATAAAATCAGTTAATTGTTTGGAAAGAGTTATTTtcgcgatgaaaaaaatactcgaaaAATTGCGGAATTTTTACCGGACGGTCAAGCAACTTTTACCAAACATTCCGGCAATTCTTCTAACCAGTACGGGAACTTTCTCCGAGTGAAAAAGGCGCAAAACGATTACCAAAGaatacagtaatttttacaaaattttcctcTTCGTGTAGACAAAAAAACCACAGAAGGCACTCCCATTTTCGCAAAACAATTCAATTAGTCATCACTTGAAAATTCTATTACGCAGTGAAAAAGGAATATGATGTCACAGTTTGTAGTGAGAAACGTTAAAAAATCATCCTCCAATAGCcggaatttaatttaactaaaaaaataaaatgaaaaccaAGTGAATTAAATCAAATCCCTGATTACTTTTccacaaatttttctctctatccTCCACGAGGGTAATCACTGGGAATCTTCTGTTGTGCTCATTAAATACAAAAGAATGAGTACTGTTTGTCCATAACTCATTAACCCAAAGGAAATAATTTGCTCATTTGACAGCAGATGACAGTGGAAGTCccgaataaaattaattcactgTCATTACAATGAGGAAATACAAGTGAAGTTTATTCTATTCCCCCACATCATTGATAATCGCTCTCAGTTCTTCAGAATCCCCCGTTGTATTTACACTTCGACGATTGACACCAATGGACACGCATGTCAGTACCTCGTATAAGTGATATAACGGTTTCTTTTTATCCCATGTCTGTTACTAAATCCATTCTACCGCTGAAAGCGTCGGTAACTCGAAGTTAACAATTTCATTGAGTAATTTATTCCAGCAACTTGTTCTACATTTTCAAAACATGAAATTGTTATCATATGTTGCAAAATGTTATGAACTTGGAAGTGTCGTTAAGCCGATATAGAACAATTCGGGTAAATGAACtcgttttttaatggaaaaatgttgGCCGATTTTCGCAACTATCAGTTCAAGTTTATGTCAAGTGAATAGACATAAAAGTTTCAAGGATTCCATCATCTCTTTTGTGATGTCATAAGTGTCACAATGTTTCGCGAATTTCATGACAATTGATGCAACGATTCGAGTGAAGTTCAATTGAATGGTAATAACTTAATGGTTTTTTAAGATGAAAGTAGTTTTTTGTGGGGAAATATTTGATTGGAAGAATGAAATAAAGGAATGAACATTTAAATGCCATTTGATCTGATTGGAGAACATGATTTGGAcgattgaacaattttttgctAAAAGTGTCCTCTTCTTGCTGtacgaaattattatttgccAATATTTTATCTGCATACATTTCTTGGtgtaagaaaaaattgttacaaaaatttctttcattttgttgTACAATGTTCTCAATttggtgaaaataaaaaagaagaaactataattttcaatttaattatgaggcaaaaattaataaaatcgtgGACAATTTAGTTAAATAaactattcaataaaaatgtgaatttactcctgaattgaggaaaataaaatgaagaaacaataattttcaatttaattacgagacaaaaattaataaaatcttgGACAATTTAGTTAAATAaactattcaataaaaatgtgaatttactcctaaattgatgaaaataaaacaaagaaactataattttcaatttaattacgagacaaaaattgataaaatcgtGGAGAAtgcaattaaataaacaattcaataaaaatgtgaatttacttctgaattttcacgtttggatagcaaaattttcgttttctccttattaaaaaataattaatgcttGAGAAAAACAATTGTTAACCGAACGCCAAGTCGTAAAACAAACATTACCATAGGCTGAAGTGCGAAGAGATCTTATAAATTTGCAAATGTCTATAACCCAACGAATGTGCGGAAATGGCATTAGGGTGAATGAACTGTTTTGTGAATGAAAGAAAGGTCACTCATTGTTCGCAGTATTATTCCGGTTCATTCCATGTGAACAGAAACTAAAGGTCATCCCCAGACGTTTTTCCATAAGATCCGAATGATTACGAGTGTCACAATATTTTGAAATgacagagaaattttttagacAGCACATTTACCAAATTTCAAATGATGTGTTCCGTAATTAACAATTGGGTGGAAAAATccgtgaaaaatatcaattctaGTTAATTtggttcattaaaaattaaccaCTGTCAGTCACTTCTGATAAATCGAAGGATGAAAATGGTGTGTTGCAGATGACATTCGTCACCCGTTCGCACCGTTGATTATTAATAGATTTTACGTTCTTCGAGCTAATGAAtcattgtttttaattattctgacACTGAAATACTCGCTACAGATGCGAAAAATGCATTCGAAGGCTGAACGTTGTTATCATCTCGCTTTATCGGGTCTAGTGAGGGGGAAGTTATCTGAAAATGACCAAATAAGACAGATAAACCTGGACTGAGTCCACTTTCCAGCAGCTTTTCACCTCACAATGATGACTAATATGGAATTTGTTGTAAAAGTGTAAAATTTCCCTGcattacataaaaaataatccaaaagATTTCCCAACATTTCACAACAATTTACACTATTCCATAATATAACTTTTTccaacagaaaatatttccattttattcctttacataaaataaataattgattatccaaaatgaataattaattctcaatGAATTTAACTCATCGCAAATGAACTATTTCCTGAATACTGCAGTCTCCGCACTCAGCAAATAAACCTCTTATCAATAAACACCTGTTATCAACttgtcaataatattttttcttcattggcTTCATCGATCCATAAAAACGAATAGTTGAACCGACCAATGACTAGACATTTCTTCTGAATCTCCAGCCTCTTCAAACATGAGAGACATAATTGTGTCCACAGCACTTCCTTCGCATTTTCTCCCTGAGTTATTCCTCAAGTATAAATATTCCCTGCGAAGCGCATTGGTGCAATGGTGCATTTGTGCATCCACAGGGATAAATTAATATCTCACAAAGATGAACTTTGTGTGTACTCTATTTCTAGTCGTGCTACTGAGCCTGTAATACTTCAAAttcgatggaaaaattgttcaattaatgCGTGGGGAGGAGAGTGACGATAATAATGGGGGACTattatggaaataaatttatggATGACGTCATTCATTCGTTACGTTGTGGTAGGGCAATTCATTTATTATCGATGGATGACGCAACGTACTGACAAGATCTGTCACGACgcagaatagaataaatatgTGAAGTGATACATGCGCAGAGGGAACACGAATGTCAGTTTCCCCACTAGATATTgttcaaacaataaaaaattgccgGATAAAATTTAGTATAATTTTAACGTAAGTGGAAATCACTCATTAAAATTCAGGATACGCATCTAACGGTAGATTAGGGTGTCATAATGGACAGTCatcgaatatttaattttttaaaacgattACAAAAACTATTGACTTTTTCATTCTgttcatttattaaatttatgtatAAATGATTggtctgtaatttttttttaatttgaacaaCATAGTTGATAATCCTCCGTTATGTTTTTACGATATGCAATCGAAGAAAAAAGCACCAATAGCCATCAAGTAAATTTAAAGATTAAATTAGGTTTAAGAGAGAAATTTCCCGCAAATAATTCCCTGGAATTTCCATAGCAAGATGATAATCTCTCTCGTTTTTCCGTTAAACatttctgaataaaatgaaCTCCCCATAAACTTTTGTTGCAGTAATAATTTTGTGTAAAAATAACGGAAAGaacgaatgaatttttaaaatagaatGTCATTTAATAGAATTAGAACA
Protein-coding regions in this window:
- the LOC135170516 gene encoding hymenoptaecin-like → MKTFVMGLWLVCVIASLWSTVQCQSEDDFTYYPRTLRPDLDPSLPWPIGPTRRPKAAPPRTGFEYRFRRSPQGSIQGGVMVPEQGRPQANVDYNQRVFDNGKSTLDTYGGASTQDGRHFQPHAGASYEYRPRDNVVVRGQGSVQKGPGGRFVPQFGLGVDLEF